A stretch of DNA from Rattus rattus isolate New Zealand chromosome 18, Rrattus_CSIRO_v1, whole genome shotgun sequence:
CGCACACCTACGAGGCCGTTGCTCTAACAGTGAGCTGTGCTCCCATCCCTACACTGTGAATGCTAAGTGTCCAGGACTCAGCACTGAAGCACGATGCCTAGAAGGGAAGTAATGAATGCACCCTACCCCAGTGCTTCCGCAGAGGCTCATCCAAACCCCAGTGATCCACCTCACAGTCATAGTAATCTTCCATGGAGGGCAGGAAGGTCAGATAGTGGAATTTGCGGAAGAGGTGGTCCTCCCTTGGGAGAAACACTGTCTCTGACACGCCTTTGGTGACAGGCTGTCCGTTCCGAAGCCAGGTGACATTGACCGCTGGAGGGGAGAACTTGTCAATGAAACAGATGAGGATGTTGGGCTCTCCCAGGTTCACCGGGCTTTTGGGGAGTACAGTCACCTCTGGAATCACTGTGGGGGAACATGATATAAATTAGCTTTCATTCCTTCAATTTGTTCTGCTCTTCCCATGCTGGCCTGTGGTACGATGCTACCTCATGACTCTAAAGCTGCGCCCTGAGGAGTCAGTCACCTTATCCTATTCCCAGATCTGACATTTTAGAGCCAGTATTGGGGTACAAGGTATTCAACCACCCACCCAGTTccacccacacccccagcctGGTTCCTCACTCCCCATGTGTAGGCTCCAGCAAGTGATTTCATAAATGTTATTGTAACCAAGATacaataacagcaaaacaaaggaacagaCTTCCAAAATCCCTGGGTCTGTGGCCTAAGAATTGGATTTGCTGTGCCGAGCGAACTTAGGTCTCAGAAGGGCAAGGAAGACCCCTTCGCGCCCTTATAAAAATTGCCAAAGGATCTGTTATAAAGCTGAGTTCCCACATCTGGGAGGGGGGGGATGCAGAGGAGAGGCGGGTACCATTGGCATCTGGAGTGTTGTTGGAGCGCTTTATCATGATGTCCAGGTTAGCTTTGTCCACAGCTATATTAGCCAATGCACCCTGAGCCTCAAAGCTGGCAAACTGTGCAAATTCTTCAAGTCTCCAGATGGTCTCTGACTTTTTAATATCTACATGGAAAATCTCGTCGCCGTCAAAGTCAAACATGAACTCTCCATTTTGGTCGGGGGAAAGATAGAACTCCGCCTGGATGATGGTGTGCTCCtctggaagggaaggaaaggggattagggaggggagagagggagggggagaaccCATCTGCGTTTGGGTGGGCGTGGATGGACAAGCGGAATGGATGAGCATAGAGTGGGAGTTAGGGAAGAGGCAGGGTCTGGGTGATGGACGTCTGCACTGAGCGGGCAGGTGAGAACGAAAGGAGCTGTGTTAGACGGTGAACGGATGGGGCTGCAAGACATAGCCTTCGACACAGCCTTCTGTGTTAACAGCGAGCCAACTGTTGTCCATACGTGCGTGGGTGTGAGCTCATGCGCCCCAGCATGAGCCACCAACTGGaggccaccccccccccaaacacatacTCTCCATCAACTGTAAAAGGTCTCTCAGGGGCCCCTCCCCTGCCCG
This window harbors:
- the LOC116887285 gene encoding H-2 class II histocompatibility antigen, E-U alpha chain, with the translated sequence MATLGVLVIRFFFMAVLMSPQKSWAIREEHTIIQAEFYLSPDQNGEFMFDFDGDEIFHVDIKKSETIWRLEEFAQFASFEAQGALANIAVDKANLDIMIKRSNNTPDANVIPEVTVLPKSPVNLGEPNILICFIDKFSPPAVNVTWLRNGQPVTKGVSETVFLPREDHLFRKFHYLTFLPSMEDYYDCEVDHWGLDEPLRKHWEFEEKTLLPETKENVLCVLGLFVGLVGIVVGIVLIIKGLRKRNAVERRQGAL